The Candidatus Eisenbacteria bacterium DNA window AGGGCGAGGCGGTGATCGAGAGCGCACCGATCGGCGTGCTCTTCTGTGTGGAGCCTTGGAACTTCCCGTATTACCAGCTGGCCCGCGTCGCGGGGCCGAACCTGATGGCGGGTAACACGCTCGTCGTGAAGCATGCGCCGAACGTGCCGCAATGCGCGTTGGCCTTCGAGAAGCTGTTCCGCAACGCCGGCGCTCCGCGGGGCGCCTATACGAACGTGTTCCTGTCGAACGAACAAGCTGCCAGGGCCATCGCGGACCCGCGCATCAACGGAGTGGCCCTGACGGGCAGCGAGAGAGCGGGTGCGGCGGTCGGTTCGGAGGCCGGCCAGGCTCTCAAGAAGAGCACCCTGGAACTCGGTGGCAGCGATGCCTTCATCGTGTTGGACGACGCGGACATGGATACCGCGATCAAGTGGGGCTTCTGGGGTCGGATGAACAACACAGGGCAATGCTGCGTTGCCGCCAAGAGGTTCTTGCTCGACGACCGGATCGCGGATGCATTTCTCGAGCGGTTCCAGAATAAACTCAAGACGCTGGTGTCGGGAGATCCCTTCGATCCCATGACTACGCTGGGACCTCTGTGCACGGCTGCGGCGCTCGAGCATGTGCTTCAGCAGATCAAGGAAGCGGTCGACCACGGCGCCAGACTGCTGATGGGTGGAGCGCGACTCGAGCGTCCTGGCTACTTCCTCGCGCCAACCATCCTGACCGACGTGAGGCCGGACAATCCCGCCTACCATCAGGAGTTCTTTGCCCCCGTGGCGCTCGTGTTCCGCGTCGGTGGCGAGGGGGAAGCCATTCGACTGGCCAATGACTCGCCTTATGGGCTCGGCGGCACGGTGATCACGCGGGACATCGAGCGAGGAAAGCGAGTCGCGCGCCAGATCGATACCGGCATGGTCTGGATCAACGAGGCGACCTGGACGGCGCCCGAGCTGCCATTCGGAGGCGTCAAGAACTCGGGCTACGGGCGAGAGCTCTCGCAACTCGGGATGGGTGAGTTCGTGAACAAGAAACTGATCCGAGTGGCCGCGAGCTGATCCGTGCGCCGCTCCGCCGC harbors:
- a CDS encoding NAD-dependent succinate-semialdehyde dehydrogenase yields the protein MPYQTINPFTEELLESFDEHTNAELEKILRTARDNYEHDWSQRSLAERRVVIKRAASILREEIDDFARLVTLEMGKLFGEARAEVELSADILDYYADRAQEFLALQMLHVEQGEAVIESAPIGVLFCVEPWNFPYYQLARVAGPNLMAGNTLVVKHAPNVPQCALAFEKLFRNAGAPRGAYTNVFLSNEQAARAIADPRINGVALTGSERAGAAVGSEAGQALKKSTLELGGSDAFIVLDDADMDTAIKWGFWGRMNNTGQCCVAAKRFLLDDRIADAFLERFQNKLKTLVSGDPFDPMTTLGPLCTAAALEHVLQQIKEAVDHGARLLMGGARLERPGYFLAPTILTDVRPDNPAYHQEFFAPVALVFRVGGEGEAIRLANDSPYGLGGTVITRDIERGKRVARQIDTGMVWINEATWTAPELPFGGVKNSGYGRELSQLGMGEFVNKKLIRVAAS